Below is a genomic region from Campylobacter geochelonis.
ATCAAAAACCTAACCAACAAAGAAGCAGCCGATATCGTAGCAAACGACAGAGAGAGCCACCAAAGAGATTTGTTTGAAAACATCGAAAAAGGCAACTTCCCAAAATGGGATTTTAAAATCCAAATCATGAGCGAAAAAGAGGCAAACGAGCTTAGCTTTAACCCATTTGATTTAACCAAAACCTGGTCTCACAAGGATTTTCCATTAATCGATGTTGGCGTTATGACACTAAATGAAAACCCTGAAAACTACTTTAACGAAGTAGAGCAAGCAGCATTTAGCCCGTCAAACATCGTGCCAGGAATTTCTTTCTCGCCTGATAAAATGCTTCAAGCAAGAATTTTTAGTTATCCAGACGCACAAAGATATCGTATCGGCACTCACTACGCACAACTTGGCGTAAATCGCCCTATAAACGAAGTAAATACCTACACAGTTGGCGGTGCGATGAATAATGGAATGTATAAAGTCGAGAGTAAAAAATACTACGAGCCAAACAGCTATGATGGTCCAAAAGAGGATAAAAAATATCTTGAGCCAGACTTGGCACTTGGCGATGTTGTAGCGGCTAGATTTGATCACAGACTTGATAGTGATGATTACTTTAGTCAGCCAAAAGCGCTATTTGACTTGATGAATGAAGCGCAAAAACAAGCACTTTTCTCAAACATCGCTGATAGCATGGATGGCGTAAGTGATATGGTAAAAGAGCGAGCTTTAAATCTTTTTGCAAAAATTTCACCTGAGTATGCAAGCGGCGTAAAAGACGCGTTAGCAAAAAGAGCGTAATCATGAGTATAGCAAGTCAAAACCATATAAAAGCCCAAAATCAAAATTTGCAAGAAAATGAGCCAAATAAAACTAACGATTTAGCAGATGATATAAGCAATGATGAGTTAAAACGTTACGAAGAGCTTTGTCGTATGGCGTTTGACTTTGCTAGAAATGATGAAGTAAGCGAACTTAGCGCGATGTTAGAGCATGGATTAAACGTGAATTTACAAAACCAAAAAGGCGATTCGCTTTTGATGCTTGCAACTTATAATGGTAGTTTTGAGTGTGCAAAACTGCTCGTAAAGTTTGGCGCTATGGTTGATCTTAAAAATGATCGTGGGCAAACTCCACTTGCTGGGGTTTGTTTTAAAGGAAATATGCAGATGGTAAAACTGCTTGTTGAAAGTGGCGCAAACATCGATGAAAACAACGGTTTAGGCGCTACACCATATACCTTTGCTGTGATGTTTGGTCACAAAGAGATAGCAAAATATCTGCTTGAAAATAGCAAGAAAAAAAGCTTGATGAAGCGAATTTCGGTTGGAATTTTATCGTTTTTTAGGCGAAAATAGCTTAAATTTGGAGTTAAATTTACTTAACTCCAAAACCATTTAAATTTAAAAACTTTCTAAAAACTGATAAATTTAGCGTGTAATTTTTGAAATTTATAATCAAATTTTTTAAAATAAAAGTTTTATTCTAATATAAAAGTAAAAATATAAAATTTGCGCACCGCCTTAGGGCAAAAAAAGTTAAACCATAAATTTTATAAAACTCAATGCAGCATATCTACCTAACAATCATTTTCTTTATAAACTAAATTTTAAAAACCTTACTCTAATCTATTTTAGCATGCATATCAGAAATCCGCGCCGTATCTTTTGCTTAAAAAAAAGTAATAAATACCATTAATCAGCAAGTTAAAAACTTGATTTACTAAGGCAAAAGTATTTTGCTTAGCGGTTTTAAAAACTGAATAAAGAGTTAAATAAAAAACGAAAAAGTGAAATAAAACAAAGATAAAAGCAAGAAAAGATGGCTAAATATCAAGCCATCTTTATCAATAAATTTAAGCTAAATTTGCCAACTCGCCTTGCAATATCCCACTCACGCTTCTATAAACAAGCCAGATAAAAATCACAACGCAAATCACAAACATAACAACAGCCAAAGCGGAAAACAACCATGTGTTTTGGCTAAGTGGTGAGCCAGCTAGTGCGACTGTTGCGTTAAAAAGAGCGGCTAATGGAAAGCTTACCGCCCACCAGCTTACACGAAACACACAGCATTTTGAAAGGTTTAAAAGCTGTCCGCTAACTGCCAAAAAGACAAAAATTCCTATAAAATACAAACCCAAGCTAAAGTTATCAACAGTTGGAAACTGGCTGTGATAAGCAAGAAAACCAACAGCAAAAGGCGCGATTAAGATCATTAAAGTCG
It encodes:
- a CDS encoding catalase, translating into MSQLTTTSGNPIADNQNSITAGARGPVLLQDYQLLEKLAHQNRERIPERAVHAKGSAAYGELEITHDISKYTKASVLQKGEKTRLILRFSTVAGEAGAADAERDVRGFAIKFYTKEGNWDLVGNNTPVFFVKDAYKFPDFIHTQKRDPRSHLRSSDAAWDFWTLNPETLHQVTILMSDRGLPASYRHMHGFGSHTYSLINAKGERFWVKFHFKTRQGIKNLTNKEAADIVANDRESHQRDLFENIEKGNFPKWDFKIQIMSEKEANELSFNPFDLTKTWSHKDFPLIDVGVMTLNENPENYFNEVEQAAFSPSNIVPGISFSPDKMLQARIFSYPDAQRYRIGTHYAQLGVNRPINEVNTYTVGGAMNNGMYKVESKKYYEPNSYDGPKEDKKYLEPDLALGDVVAARFDHRLDSDDYFSQPKALFDLMNEAQKQALFSNIADSMDGVSDMVKERALNLFAKISPEYASGVKDALAKRA
- a CDS encoding ankyrin repeat domain-containing protein, yielding MAFDFARNDEVSELSAMLEHGLNVNLQNQKGDSLLMLATYNGSFECAKLLVKFGAMVDLKNDRGQTPLAGVCFKGNMQMVKLLVESGANIDENNGLGATPYTFAVMFGHKEIAKYLLENSKKKSLMKRISVGILSFFRRK